The genomic interval TTGCACTAGCTTGTTTATTGTCTTGCGACATGGTCACACTagcataattatttattttttatacgTGGTACGTTGCCCGTTtagcttttaatttaaatggtGTTTTAGCTTTTGCTGCACCGAAATGCATGCAAAGCTCAGTGAAACCGAGTTGCGCATAGTGGCGCGTCTAAATGAGGAGATTGGAAAGGATGCCAGCCGGCTGCATCGGGCCAGTCACCTCGTTAGCCACTACAAAGAGCGCCTCCAAGTTTTGTCACAAACGGTAGaatgaatatttatgcatCTAGATCATGTTTTTAATCCATATAATCCTTCAGCTGGACTACGAGGATGCCCAGAACGTGTCCTGCTACAAATCCGCCTTCCAGTGCCAGCAACAGGTCTGCGAGAGCATCGACTTCGAGCTGGAGAAGCTGGCCCAGTTCGAAGCCAAGCTGAAAAAGAAGCTCAAGGAGTGCCAGCCTGCCCTTGAGGGCGTGGCCGAGGACTTGGACAAAGTGCGCCAACTGCAGCGTTTGCAGCAGTATCTACGCCTGGTCCAGGACATCCAGGAGATAAGCGCTGCCCTGGGCAATGCCATCGATGGCAAGGACGAGGACAAACTGGTCAATATCTACCTAACCCTCTACGAGGGTAACGACTGCGAGCACAGCGTTGTGGGTCGCCTGCAGGCCGTGCAGGCACAGTCCCTGAAATCCTTTGCCGAACGCACTGCCATCTACTGGCACAAGCTGCTCCTCAAGCGGCTGTCCAGCGAATTCGAGGCGGTCCTGAAGAGCATGCGCTGGGCGCATCTGGAACAGCAAACCCTCAACTATTCACCCACACGAGACACTGCCAAGGCGCAACTACTTGCCGAGTACATGTTCCTCATCAAGTCTCCGGCCGAAGAGCATGCGCCACTGCAAAGCATCACGCCCAGCATCGTTTGCGAGCCCATTAACCAGGTGGTGCAGCTCCTATTGGCGCCATATCGCCAGCGTTTCACATTTCACTTCACAGGCAccaggcaaacaaatagaCTAGACAAGCCCGAGTGGTTCTATACGCAAATTCTCAACTGGGGCAAGGAGACGCATTTCTTTGTGGGCAAAACATTTCAACCATCTGCTATCAAAGCGGGCAAACTAGATTACAATCTCAGGGTAAGTAGTTGGTAGCTTACTAGACCATTCCAGGTTCTAATTGTGATCCTCTTTCAGCTGGAGTTTATGCGAGGTCTGGTTCAGTTAGCCATTGAGAAGTTGGCGGTGGATATAGAACAGATTGCCCAAGACGAGCTACTATTTGCCCATCTGCTGGACGAGACGCTGGCCTTTGAATCCGAGTTGCGGGAAACATTTGGGTATCCGGCTAGTTTTCCCAGCGCTATATCTGTAATCACGCAGCCCATGTATTTGCTTCGCTGGATTTCACTGGAAGAACGATGTGAGATAAGGTCGCTGCACTCGATTGCTGTTATTTAATAATGTGCTTACCTAGTTTGTGCGGAAAAAATGGATGAAATTCTGCAAGCGGAGACGCCATTCCAGCTAATTGATCCCAACACATTCGAGGACGATCTGAAAATTCCCAAGTGTGCGGATCAGTTCATGCGACTGCTGGACGCCATTAAGGATCGCTACTACGGGCTGATTCAACCTGGCCACCAACTGCAGTTCCTGCACCTGCAACTGGAGCTGATCGATAGTTTCCGACGGCGCCTGGTGCAGCTGCACAGCAGTGGAGCGGTGCCAAGCATTCCCGTTCTGAATGCCATCAACTATTTGGTAATGGTGTTGCGCGAATGGGGCGAAAACGTGCATTATCTTCACTTGCATGCGGCACTGGCCGGTCCAAATGCAACTGAGATTAACTCAGTGTTCGAACATGCGGTCGCAGAACTGGAGCATTGGGCCAGACAACTAATGCGCAATCTGGCTACCAAGGCAACCAATGAAATGAAAGCGAAATCGATGAGCTATCGCCATGATGCGTGGCCAACGATGCCCGAACAAAACTGCCGGGAGCCGTTTATCCTCTCGCCTAGTGGTGGCGAAATGTTCCAGGTGCTGGTCACGCTGCTACACAATCTGGACCGGGAACTGTCCGCCAATCTGTTCAATCAGACGCTTCGTTTGATAGCCCATCAAATTGATGAGTTCATGCTCGAGAGCATGGTCATGAACACAAAGTTCGCACCCGCTGGGGCAGCGCAATTCAATTATGACATGACGCGCAATTTATTCGCACTCTTTGGACAGTATACGCGACGTCCCGAGCTGCTCTTTAAACGGTGAGTCATCTCTGCATATGCCATGGCAATAAACATAAACCTGACACCTTTTATTCACGTTCGATTCGCCAGAATACACGATGCCTGCAAACTGCTGGCGGCGGCACGGGGAACtgctttgttgctgctggaaaCGCTGCGCAGTAATCAATCGGTGGAGGAGAAAACGAAGCCGCTGAGGGAGCTGCATGTGCTCAGCATGGACAGCAAACAGTGCATTGAGGTTCTGGAGCGGAGGACGGACATAAAGATGTTTTAAGCAATGCAAATCTTTAAGCTAGTTAATTACTCTGTTTTTTATTGGGCACTAGGAACTTATGCAATGATATACAACGTTCAGACGCCGACTTTTTGCGAAATAAAATCATTAACACCTGGAATGAAAGCGAATAGATGTTTATCGTAATTTacattcattttatttgaagaAAGGCATGTGTATAAACATAGTTTTCATGACGGAGCtttaactaatttgtatttaacCAGGACACAGTTTTCAAATCGTGAGAATGCTAGTAACTAACGACCAAGTTGTATGCATGACATATAATTTCGAgtatatatttacaattaaattgCGATTCCTTGCCCTTGGCGCACAAGTCTTGAATGTGTTGCGataattaaacatttagtTGGAATCGGGGTTCAATGTTTAGTTTAATTTGTAAAACGTTTACACAAAAAACATGCGGtaactttaataataaattgctCTAAAAATACATAGCGTAAAATAGCATATAAATCGGCCTGATCGGCCTCGAATCGCAGATATTGCATTTGACACATCAATACTGATTCATTTCGATTCACGGCTGATCAGGGCGTATTGTATATCCCAGTCGTCGGATGACAAACAATTGCAGTTAGTAAATACCAATTTGCGACTCGAGACGCACATCACACATCATCATCACATCGTGGAACAGACCAAGGCGCATCGCCCGCAGAGAGTAACTTTATGTCTACACTAAATAACCGATAATAATCCGATCTGCGGGTGCCATTCGCCATTGTATCCCCTTCTATTCAAAGTTCTGATAATTCTCGGCGCTGACAAACTGTGCCCGTTGCTGGGGAGTCATGTTGAGATTACCGCGGTGCTTGTTGTTGTAGGCCCAGATGATACCAGTGGAGATCAGGGCAATGGTCAGCCAACCCATGAAGAACAACTGTAGCCACATGTGCTCACTGCCGCTGTAATCCGAGATGATTCCAGCCACGATGGTGATGACCGCTAAGCCAAGATTTTGTATCGACTGGCAGAAGCCGTAGGCCGTGCCCAATTGGTATTCCGGAATGATGAGCGCCACCAGTGGCCACAGGCTAGCGGCCAGCATGGAATACGAAAGTCCCATAATGACCATGCCCACATAGGGTGTCACCTGAGTGAACGTAAGCAGGGCATGGGCACCAATGGTGGTCAGTGTCGCGGTAAACACCCAGGTCACATTCCTGCCCAATTTGTCGATGATGAAACCGAAGACAGGGGACGATACTGCTGCAATTAGATACACCAGCGAGTCCACAGTGTTGGCCTCTGCGGGGCTAAAACCAAAGCGATCGATGAAGAATTTCTGTCCGAGGGCAATGAATGGAAAGATGGCCACATAGTAGGCGACGCAAATGATAGAAACCATCCAAAATGGTGGCTTGAACGAGAAGACATCAGTGAGCTTTGGAATCTGTCCAGCCGGGTTGGTGTTACGCTGCAAAATCCGCTCGGCCCTTTTGTCCATCCAGCCGAGGATGAGGGCACAGGTCATAGACATCAGACAGGTGAGGGTAGCCAGCAGCAAGACGACGCCCAGAGCGGTATGATCCTTGTAAAATTTGCTCACATAGTCATAGATGGGCTGCATCACCCAGAAGTTGACGGTACTGCCGAATCGGGCCACCGACAGCTGCAGGCCAAATACCATGTTCAGTTCCTTGCCCTTGAACCAGAGCACCGCATAACTGTTCTGGGCCACGGCCAGTGATTCGGCGCCAATGCCAAAGATGAATCGTCCCAGGATCATCATCCAGAAGGCGTCCAGTATGCCTCCGCAGGCAAAGATCAGCTGACCCACCAGCAGGATCAGCATGTAGATAATCGTGCCCAGTCGAATGCCAAACAGGCGATCGATCAGGAAACCGCCGACGAAGCACAGAACGACATTGGGCCACGAGTAAATGGAGTAGATGAGCGTAAACTGGGCGGAGGTCAGGTGAAGATCCTGCTTGAAATGGTTCTGCAGGGCGCCGGGTGCATCGTAACAGAAATACGAGCCGAATCCCAGCAGGCACATGAACACCAGAGCCATGAGCCGATGGCTCGTGCTCGAGGGCATACAGCAGCCGCCGGATGGAAGGCTCAGTTCATTGTCACGCCGTCCATTGTCACGCCGACCGACCACTTGGTCCTCCTCCGTCGGTTGCGACACCTCCTCATTGTCAACGATGCGTTCCTCGTCCTCGCGCGCCATCTCCACTCACCCCGCTGGCACAATCCGCACTGACCAGTTGGCTGGAAGCCGATTCCCGCTGAATATGGGCGTATGCAAAACTATGTGATATGATTAATCGGCCTTCTGATTTCCTGCCGCAGTTGTTTTTTCGTTCGCTTTCGCTTTtctcttttcctttttgccgtttctgcaaaatatttgtatcaATTTCAGCGAACGAACGAGCGAGTTGAACTCTTCTGCTTTGTCTTTGCTTATCtcgctgcttttgtttttgtttactgtACTAGTACCCCTTTGTCTAATAACtatagttgttgttgttgttgtctgcGTGGGCTAGTTTGTTGTCTCTGGGTTCATCGGTTATCAGCAGTTCTCCCACTCTTCCCACTTACAGCTGAAGTTCGTTCTGCGGTGTTGGGCAAAATTTTGCGGTGTCGTGTGCAACCGCACTTTATTGCTGATCGAATGAAACTAAATTGTTTTCTCCGCCTAATTAGCGTTAATTACGCATATACAATGGCGGCGCTGCCAACTCGTCATGGGGCAGGGTTGTCGACGCAGCTGCAGGTGCATTCAAGCAGCTGGAACGCGATAACGATCACAAACAGTAGGGGTATTCCTGTTTGATACCCATTACATTATAAATGTTATCttattgaaaatacaaattaaagtAAGCTATGATTAATTTTAaacccatttccatttacttTAGAGTAAACAATCTTTAAGCAAATACAAGAGCGCTagagaaaaattaattaaaccaGATAATCATACTTGAAAAGTCTTCAACATTTCAAAAACTCAAAAAGCCACAAATACATAAAaggcatttgttttggtttgttttaCACAGCCTGGCAACCCTAATCCAGCAACGCCAAGTAGAAGCATGTTTTCATACTTTTTACCGGGCAAAATGTACTTAATTATATAATTCAGCGGCACTTGCAGCAATGGATTCCACGGACACCACCCAGCGGAAGCCCAGACGCACCCACGGCACACCATCCTATACGTACCGCAATCGATTCGCCTACGCCCTACTGGCCGTCGGAACTGTGCTCTTCGGCATTTGGAGGTGACTATATCTTTGAATTCAACGGATAAATGGGGTTTTAATGTGTTTCCCGCTTCGTTTACAGCCTGACTCCCATCCAGCGCATTGCCAACGAGAAGCTGTCCCAGGCGGTGGCCCAAACGGAACAGGAGCGCGATAGGAAAGGACTCTTTCAGTTCGCCGCTCCAAGGACTTCGGAGTTCATCAAGCAGGCCATCGAGGAGAGCGAGGAGCAAAAGAACAAATAA from Drosophila yakuba strain Tai18E2 chromosome 3L, Prin_Dyak_Tai18E2_2.1, whole genome shotgun sequence carries:
- the LOC6533295 gene encoding RINT1-like protein, which codes for MHAKLSETELRIVARLNEEIGKDASRLHRASHLVSHYKERLQVLSQTLDYEDAQNVSCYKSAFQCQQQVCESIDFELEKLAQFEAKLKKKLKECQPALEGVAEDLDKVRQLQRLQQYLRLVQDIQEISAALGNAIDGKDEDKLVNIYLTLYEGNDCEHSVVGRLQAVQAQSLKSFAERTAIYWHKLLLKRLSSEFEAVLKSMRWAHLEQQTLNYSPTRDTAKAQLLAEYMFLIKSPAEEHAPLQSITPSIVCEPINQVVQLLLAPYRQRFTFHFTGTRQTNRLDKPEWFYTQILNWGKETHFFVGKTFQPSAIKAGKLDYNLRLEFMRGLVQLAIEKLAVDIEQIAQDELLFAHLLDETLAFESELRETFGYPASFPSAISVITQPMYLLRWISLEERFCAEKMDEILQAETPFQLIDPNTFEDDLKIPKCADQFMRLLDAIKDRYYGLIQPGHQLQFLHLQLELIDSFRRRLVQLHSSGAVPSIPVLNAINYLVMVLREWGENVHYLHLHAALAGPNATEINSVFEHAVAELEHWARQLMRNLATKATNEMKAKSMSYRHDAWPTMPEQNCREPFILSPSGGEMFQVLVTLLHNLDRELSANLFNQTLRLIAHQIDEFMLESMVMNTKFAPAGAAQFNYDMTRNLFALFGQYTRRPELLFKRIHDACKLLAAARGTALLLLETLRSNQSVEEKTKPLRELHVLSMDSKQCIEVLERRTDIKMF
- the LOC6533296 gene encoding major facilitator superfamily domain-containing protein 1, translating into MAREDEERIVDNEEVSQPTEEDQVVGRRDNGRRDNELSLPSGGCCMPSSTSHRLMALVFMCLLGFGSYFCYDAPGALQNHFKQDLHLTSAQFTLIYSIYSWPNVVLCFVGGFLIDRLFGIRLGTIIYMLILLVGQLIFACGGILDAFWMMILGRFIFGIGAESLAVAQNSYAVLWFKGKELNMVFGLQLSVARFGSTVNFWVMQPIYDYVSKFYKDHTALGVVLLLATLTCLMSMTCALILGWMDKRAERILQRNTNPAGQIPKLTDVFSFKPPFWMVSIICVAYYVAIFPFIALGQKFFIDRFGFSPAEANTVDSLVYLIAAVSSPVFGFIIDKLGRNVTWVFTATLTTIGAHALLTFTQVTPYVGMVIMGLSYSMLAASLWPLVALIIPEYQLGTAYGFCQSIQNLGLAVITIVAGIISDYSGSEHMWLQLFFMGWLTIALISTGIIWAYNNKHRGNLNMTPQQRAQFVSAENYQNFE
- the LOC6533297 gene encoding uncharacterized protein LOC6533297, which produces MDSTDTTQRKPRRTHGTPSYTYRNRFAYALLAVGTVLFGIWSLTPIQRIANEKLSQAVAQTEQERDRKGLFQFAAPRTSEFIKQAIEESEEQKNK